Part of the Periophthalmus magnuspinnatus isolate fPerMag1 chromosome 23, fPerMag1.2.pri, whole genome shotgun sequence genome, TCAACCTATTGACAATATTCTttttcgttttttgtttttttttgcaagaaTAACAAGGCCATTAAAATCAATAACAATACTGTAATTTTGTGCGTGAAACTGGCAACTTAAGCAGCTACATTTCTAATATGAAAAAGGTTTACAATTTGTGCTTTTTACTGTAAGAGACTTTTGAGATTGGACCCTCTTGTCCTGATGCTTGACTGTGTTCATgccttgtgtgttgtgttgtgaagGGCTTTGCGCTCTGTctggctgctctctctctttgtcttcctGTTTGCTGATTTGCTTGTTtcctctctcttgccctctgctgctgctgctccctTCTAACTCCTCTAAGGCCTTTCTTCAAAGCTGTGCCTCTCTGTCTTTTAGCCCCAGTCTATCCTTCCAAAACTCGCTGGAAGCTTTGCTGCTTTGTCCTGTTTTCTCTTCTTCAGGATGTGTGATTGTGTGCATGAGTGTTCGGACAAACCACTAACTAGACAAAGTTGGTATCTTTGGTTGGTAAGACTTCAAGCCATGGATAacagtaatattttgttttttaagaagTGTTTTACAAGTCACAGGGCTGTGATTAAACCCTAGCCAGCCTGCTGCAACATGTTCAAGAACTGCTTTCATTTCAGTTCAAATATTTGGCTGATCATAAAATACATGCAATCCCTGCTGGATTCCTTTGGTCTTTGAAGGCCagtcaaaaatgtaatttttcttCCTAAGATTTAGCTTTACCAACTTTTAGCTTTTTAGTACAGAAATGTGTAGCTCAGACATCAGCACTTAAATGTTAAACATGTTAAGCTGGcctttaaaacttttgtcattCAACTGCTGCTAAGAGCATTGCATTTAACCAGCTTTTAATTATGTGGTGTACAATAGTGCTCTTTGTCATTTTTCAcaatgtgggttttttttttggttttttttttgttttttttgtgagggGTTGAAATGGTTGCTGCACATTTTCTTCTCTCAGCTCACTCAGATGATTTTCTGCACAAATTCCTGCATGTTTGTTGGTGTTTGTTGTGTGCTCTCTTTGCCATTTTGGTGTTGTTACTGTCCCTCGTTTAAATGGTCAAAGGTGAATGTATCATCCTCAAGTGTTGTCAGATAACTTACAGATCATCTGGTGTTTATGCTGAGTCATATTGAAAGAGCATGTCACTGGAAAGATACAAAATGTTTACATGTGGAGGTGTTTGAAAATGCTGTGAGGACGTTGAccactaatacaaataaagttgaaGCCAGTACTCTTTGATCACCTCTGCTCACAATTGGGATTGATGTTGATATGGAACGTTTTGCTATGAAAAGGTTGGAATGATTGCAGCAAATAGGAAAGTTCCTCAGATGTGTAAACATTTAATAAAGAAATCCATATGAATGACTTGTCTGATTTTCACACCAATTTATGATGTTGGATAATGCAAACTGAATAtagttgaaaaaaacatgcaataagTTCAATATTTAgttgtgtttaatatttttttgttgtggAATACAACTGTGTCTCACTAAATACAATACACACACGCAAACTTTTATGCATAGCTGTCACGTACATAAAAGCATCCTGTCACTACAAAGACAAAATGCTTTGTCACTCTGAGCAGTAGGCAATAAAACAGATTTTACCTAAATAAAATGCCCGCCAGACCCTTGGCACAAACAAACCCTTTAACTTAAGGGAAAGTTGCCCTGAGATACAGCATAATTTCTGACACACTCTTCACACATTTACTTTTCAATGTGTTTGTTAattaaacataatttaaaatattttcttatttaagctcacTTTGTTTTCCCTTTTTGTTAGTCTTACGCTGATAAACTGAGGCTCTTGCTCTTGAAGGTTCTGAAATAAGGATTGGATCCTGTGGAGCGGGACATGAGCATAAACAGGAAGGGGTCCATCGCTGCATGAAGGCAGCATAAACACACAGCCACATTAAAGTACATGTACAAGCCCTCTGTCCCATCTGCAAACAGCTGCACATAGTGGGCAAAGTGCAAGACTCCCGCAGGAGTGAAACACACCAGAAAAATTAGGAAAACAAGAGAACTGCTACGTATGTACAAGCCCCAGTCAGTGTGGGACTGCTTCAGCTCAGTCAAAATACGCACATAACAAACCACACATACCACCAGAGGAACTAAGAGGCCAAAGATTGTCAAAACTAGATTGTAGTATAGCAGAAACTTGTGGGACTCAGATCCTAATGGTAAGATGTCATGGCAGGTGATGATGTCCAATTGTGAGATCCAGTAGCTCTGATGGACCAGGAGCTCCGGGACCAGACCAGCTCCGAGTATCATCCACAGCACCACTGTCACCCAGGTGGTGCACATTCTCTTGGGTAAGCTCTTGTACATGAATGGGTGGACTACAGCTAGATATCGCTTCACACTGATACTGGCCAGCGTCTGAGCTGAGCAGTACAGGTTTCCATAGAAACAGGCAGAGACCATGCGGCAGGCAGTTTCTCCAAATAGCCAATGATTCCCCCGGAGATGATAGTGAGCTTTAAACACCAAAGACAGCAGCAGAAGCAAGTCAGACAGAGCTAGGCTGCAGTACAGGATGGCAGAGGACACTTTGCGCACTTTGGATGCAAGGGAGCAAAGGGTGAACAAATTAGCAGGGACCCCCACAGCCAGGATTAGGATGTACAGGACTGGGATGAGAATGGTGCTTATATTGCCTTGAAGGTAAGAGGCAGTCCTGTTACTGTTCAGCCTGAGGACCGGTATAGAGCCTGAGACAACCGGAGGAGATGATGCTCCTGTCCCATTCAGACCAGAGGAGAAGACGGTCACAACCACAGGCTGTCCCAAAAAGGTCCTGGGACCAATAGAGCTGAAGTTGCTGCTTTTGTTCCTTAATGTCTCTCCCTGAACTGTAATGAATTAAAACAGcaatcatattattattattaaatagcaaaataataatactaagcTTTCAATTATTTAATCTA contains:
- the LOC117392045 gene encoding proteinase-activated receptor 3 — encoded protein: MDKAFVFAILFCLCFDRSLHDDVQGETLRNKSSNFSSIGPRTFLGQPVVVTVFSSGLNGTGASSPPVVSGSIPVLRLNSNRTASYLQGNISTILIPVLYILILAVGVPANLFTLCSLASKVRKVSSAILYCSLALSDLLLLLSLVFKAHYHLRGNHWLFGETACRMVSACFYGNLYCSAQTLASISVKRYLAVVHPFMYKSLPKRMCTTWVTVVLWMILGAGLVPELLVHQSYWISQLDIITCHDILPLGSESHKFLLYYNLVLTIFGLLVPLVVCVVCYVRILTELKQSHTDWGLYIRSSSLVFLIFLVCFTPAGVLHFAHYVQLFADGTEGLYMYFNVAVCLCCLHAAMDPFLFMLMSRSTGSNPYFRTFKSKSLSLSA